A window of Clostridioides sp. ES-S-0010-02 genomic DNA:
GAAACTATATAAAGTAACTCTCTCAATTTTAATGTATGTAATATCTTACCATTCACCCTTAAATTCTGAAATATTATCCTTGTTGACTTCAACTTGTTTAATTTGTGTAACAGGTTCAACTTTTTCGCCTTTAAGGAAATTAGATGCCTTTTCTATAACTAATGCACCTTCTTCAATAGCAGACATATAAGTTGTACCATCTATTAACCCATCAGTTACAGCTTTTAATCCGTCTTTACTTCCACCTAAACCTATAACTTTAACTTTATCTTTAAGACCAGCATCTTTTAAAGCTTGTCCTGCTCCTGTAGCAGAGTTATCATCTTGACATATTATAACATTAAAATCAGTTTTCTTTTGAATTAAATCTTCTGTTACCTTTAAGGCTTGCTCTTTCTCCCAATTTGAAGTTTGGTTATAAACTATTTGTATGTTACTATCTTTTAACTCTTTTTCAAGACCTTTTTTTCTTAATACTTGTGGAGTAGTTCCTGGAACACCTTCTATTAATACAGCTTTTCCACCAGCTTCTCCTAATAAGTTTTTAGCAATTTTACCTGTTAATGCTCCTGTTTCTTCCTCATTTTGCCCTATATAGGTAACTAAGCCTTTAAATTCTCCAGTTGAGTTACTTCCTATAGAATTTGTAAATGCTATTATAGGAACTTCTGAATCATTAGCAGCCTTAACTATTCTCTCGCTTACAGCAGAATCAACTCCACATAATGCAATCATATCTACTCCTTTAGCCATAAAATCTTCAGCTTGTGATAATTGTTTACTAGCATCCCATTGAGCATCTGCATATTCTACATTTACACCTAATTCTTTAGATTTTGCATCTATACCTTGTTTAGTTGCTACAAAATAACCTGTTGAACCTGGCAACAATACTGCTATCTTTTTTTCTCCATCTTTTCCTTTTCCACTATCATTTGAGCATCCAACTAAACTGAATATCATAACAAGTGATAGTAACAATGCTAAATGTTTCATTAATTTTCTCATAAAAAATTTCCCCCTCTTATTTTTTATCTTGAAGCAAGCTTTTTCTTGCTATAAGAATCAAATCCAACTGCTGCTAAAATTATTAAACCTTTAAATATGTATTGGAAATATACATCTATTCCAAGAAGATTAAAACTGTTGTTTATAACACTCATAAGTAACACACCTATAACAGTTTTAAGTACAGAGCCAGAGCCTCCTGCTACTGATGTCCCTCCGATTACAACAGATGCAATAGCATCCATATCATAGCCTTCACCTGCAATCGCAGTTGCCGTTCCAAGTCTTCCAGTTAGTACAATCCCAGCTATTCCTGCAAGTACAGCATTAATAATAAATACTTTTATTTTATGGGAATCCACATTTATACCATTGAGTTTACTTGCTTCTTGATTACCTCCTACAGAATAAACATATCTACCAAACTTAGTTTTATTTAGTACAATAAATGCAACTAGTACTACTATAAAGAAAATTACTACTGGTATTGGTATATTAAATAAATATCCATTTCCAATATAATCGAGTATTGGTATATTTTCAGTAATTGGATATCCTCCTGTAAGCATCAAAAGCAATCCTCTTACAATAGTAACCATAGCCATAGTAGCTATTAGCGATGGTACATTTATCTTTGCAACTACTATCCCATTTATTAGTCCTATTACTGCACAAATTGCTATACCTAAAAGCATAGATACAAATAAATTGGTTCCACCAGTCGCAAATTTCATCGTTATAGCACCTGCAAGAGCTGCTACTGCCCCAACTGATATATCAAAGTTTCCAGATATTATAACAAAAGTCATACCTGCCGAAATTATTCCAATTATAGAAGATTGTCGCAAAAGATTAAGTATATTTTGTTTACCTAAAAATGATGGAGTTGCAACACTTATCGCTATACATAAAGCCAAAAAACCTAGTAATACTCCATAATCTCTTAAATTCAATTTCTCAAAAGCTTTTTTCATCTCAGTCCTCCATTTTCATTTCTTTTATACATTAAATATACTGTTCATTATATCTTGAACTTTTATATTCTCATTTTTTAAATCATCCACAATAGAACCTTCTCTTGTCACTAAAATTCTATCACTTACTCTTATTACTTCTTCCAAATCAGAAGATATAAAGATTACTCCTATCCCTTTACTTGAAAATTCTTTTATTGTATTAAAAATATCTTCTTTTGCAGCAATATCTATTCCCTTTGTTGGTTCGTCATATATTATTAAATCTAAGTCTTTGTCTAACCATTTAGAGACTACTACTTTTTGTTGATTTCCACCACTAAGTTCTTTTACTTCTTGTTTTACATCACTAACTTTTATTCCTAGTTCCTTGACACCCTTTTTAGAAAACTCAATTTCTCTATTTTTATCTATAAACAAGAATTTCTTAAATTTATCAATTTGTACTGATGCCGAATTAGTATATATAGCTTGTTCCAAAATTAGCCCAAGATTTTTTCTATCTTCAGGGATTAACCCTATTTTATTTTTTATAGCAACTTTAGGAGAAGTTATATCTACATTTTTACCATTAATAAATATATCTCCACTATCTTTATTATCTATCCCAAATATTAAATTTATAATTTCAGTTCTTCTTGAACCCACAAGACCTGCAAGACCTACAACTTCACCTCTATAAACTTTAAATGAAACATTTTTTATTTTATTAGACCAACTTACATTCTTAACATCTAATACAGGAGCTTCTTCATATTTTGCAAATGTATAATCCTTCTTCTCAATAAGTTTGTGATTATCATTTCCTGTCATAAGTTGAGTTATTTTTAATTTAGTTAAATCTTTTACATCATAAGTTCCAATCATAGTTCCATTTTTCATTATACTTGCACTATCACATATTTTAAAAACTTCCTCTAGTATATGAGAAATGTAAACTATAGTCTTACCTTTAGATTTCAATCTGTTTATTATTTTAAATAATCCTTCTTTTTCATTATTAGTAAGTGATGTTGTAGGTTCATCCATTATGATGATTTCAGAATTACATGAAACTGCTTTCATTATCTCAACCATTTGTTGATTTGCTACACTCAAATTAGACACTACTACATGTGGGTCTATATTAAAGTCAAAATCTTCACAAATTTTCATGTATTCTTCTAGCATATCTTTCTTATTTAAAAACACAATTCCTTTTAAAGTCTCTCTACCTAAAAAAATATTTTCAATAACTGTAAGAGTTGGTATTAAACTTAATTCTTGATAAATTATACTAATACCATTTTCTTTAGAATGATGTGGGTTTTTAAACATTATTTCATTGCCAGCTAAAATCACTTTACCTTTAGTTTGAGAATGGACTCCTCCTAGAATCTTAATAAGTGTAGATTTTCCTGCTCCATTAGCTCCTAAAAGGGCTCTTACTTCTCCTTTTTCTAGTTCAAAATCTATACCATTTAAAACGTCTACCTTTCCAAAACTTTTGTATATTTGTTGCATTTTTAGTATCTTACTCACTATATCACCTCACTAATTCCTAAACCAATTTATAACTTCATCAATATTTTCTTTTGGTGCTGATAACAAATCCCAAGATAGTACATACCCTTTTACTGTTGTCTTATTTATGTTTGAAATATTTTCACTTATATATTTAGGTGTAACAGGAGCTATAATTTCTTTTTTATTTATTTCAATACCTACATATATATCTTTGATAAGATTTTTTGTTATAAAATCGATTTCCTCTA
This region includes:
- a CDS encoding sugar ABC transporter substrate-binding protein encodes the protein MRKLMKHLALLLSLVMIFSLVGCSNDSGKGKDGEKKIAVLLPGSTGYFVATKQGIDAKSKELGVNVEYADAQWDASKQLSQAEDFMAKGVDMIALCGVDSAVSERIVKAANDSEVPIIAFTNSIGSNSTGEFKGLVTYIGQNEEETGALTGKIAKNLLGEAGGKAVLIEGVPGTTPQVLRKKGLEKELKDSNIQIVYNQTSNWEKEQALKVTEDLIQKKTDFNVIICQDDNSATGAGQALKDAGLKDKVKVIGLGGSKDGLKAVTDGLIDGTTYMSAIEEGALVIEKASNFLKGEKVEPVTQIKQVEVNKDNISEFKGEW
- a CDS encoding ABC transporter permease is translated as MKKAFEKLNLRDYGVLLGFLALCIAISVATPSFLGKQNILNLLRQSSIIGIISAGMTFVIISGNFDISVGAVAALAGAITMKFATGGTNLFVSMLLGIAICAVIGLINGIVVAKINVPSLIATMAMVTIVRGLLLMLTGGYPITENIPILDYIGNGYLFNIPIPVVIFFIVVLVAFIVLNKTKFGRYVYSVGGNQEASKLNGINVDSHKIKVFIINAVLAGIAGIVLTGRLGTATAIAGEGYDMDAIASVVIGGTSVAGGSGSVLKTVIGVLLMSVINNSFNLLGIDVYFQYIFKGLIILAAVGFDSYSKKKLASR
- a CDS encoding sugar ABC transporter ATP-binding protein, with product MSKILKMQQIYKSFGKVDVLNGIDFELEKGEVRALLGANGAGKSTLIKILGGVHSQTKGKVILAGNEIMFKNPHHSKENGISIIYQELSLIPTLTVIENIFLGRETLKGIVFLNKKDMLEEYMKICEDFDFNIDPHVVVSNLSVANQQMVEIMKAVSCNSEIIIMDEPTTSLTNNEKEGLFKIINRLKSKGKTIVYISHILEEVFKICDSASIMKNGTMIGTYDVKDLTKLKITQLMTGNDNHKLIEKKDYTFAKYEEAPVLDVKNVSWSNKIKNVSFKVYRGEVVGLAGLVGSRRTEIINLIFGIDNKDSGDIFINGKNVDITSPKVAIKNKIGLIPEDRKNLGLILEQAIYTNSASVQIDKFKKFLFIDKNREIEFSKKGVKELGIKVSDVKQEVKELSGGNQQKVVVSKWLDKDLDLIIYDEPTKGIDIAAKEDIFNTIKEFSSKGIGVIFISSDLEEVIRVSDRILVTREGSIVDDLKNENIKVQDIMNSIFNV